CCGTCATCATGATGATAAAGAACAAGAGGTCGGGGAAGGCGTAGATGACGTCGGTAAAACGCATCAAGAGGTTGTCCACGCGCCCACCCGCAAAGCCGGAAATCATACCAATGATCGTACCGATCGTGACGATCAAAAGCATCGGGATGAAACCGACGATCAGCGAAGTACGCGTGCCGTAAATCGCGCGGCTCAAGACATCGCGCCCAATTGTGTCAGTACCGAGCGGAAACTCGGGATGACCGTCTTGCGAGGCGATCTCCGAGTGCACCCACATCGGCGGGCGATAACTGTTGTTCGGGTAAATCGCCAACGCATTGTGCGGCGCAAGTAACGGCGCAAGAATCGCGACGACGGCAAAGAACCCGACCACCAGCATCCCGGCGACTGCGCCGCGGTTCTTGAGCAGACGATTCCAGGCATCTTGATAGAGGTTCGTTGGCTTGCGCGTAAACAACTGTGCCTGTACCCCAGGCAGGGGCAGGGCTTGAGTTTGTTCTGCCATAGTGTCCCTATTGTTGACTCAATCGAATACGTGGATCGAGAAAGCCGTAAATCACATCTACGAGCAAATTCGCCACGGCAATAAACACGGCATAGATGATCGTCAAACCGAGAATCATCGAATAGTCACGCCGCGAGATGGATTCGACAAACAAACGCCCGATACCGGTAATGGTAAACTGCGTTTCGATGATGAATGAGCCAACGATCAACGTCGCGAGCGCGGGACCC
The Chloroflexota bacterium DNA segment above includes these coding regions:
- a CDS encoding ABC transporter permease — encoded protein: MAEQTQALPLPGVQAQLFTRKPTNLYQDAWNRLLKNRGAVAGMLVVGFFAVVAILAPLLAPHNALAIYPNNSYRPPMWVHSEIASQDGHPEFPLGTDTIGRDVLSRAIYGTRTSLIVGFIPMLLIVTIGTIIGMISGFAGGRVDNLLMRFTDVIYAFPDLLFFIIMMTALRETWIGKLLNGLFLLFVSLALVNWTGVARLVRGQVLAVKEKEFVEAARMIGAGNGRIMWRHLLPNCLAPIIVSAAFRVPQAILLEAILGYIGVGVRPATDPNDFFLTSWGNMLLDGRDAILTQSWLLITPAILIAMILLAFTFIGDGLRDALDPMLKGKI